One Canis lupus dingo isolate Sandy chromosome 3, ASM325472v2, whole genome shotgun sequence DNA window includes the following coding sequences:
- the LYSMD3 gene encoding lysM and putative peptidoglycan-binding domain-containing protein 3, whose product MLYLATYPLHFDMAGRHQNRSFPLPGVHSSGQVHAFGNCTDSDVLEEDAEVYELRSRGKEKIRRSTSRDRLDDIIVLTKDIQEGDTLNAIALQYCCTVADIKRVNNLISDQDFFALRSIKIPVKKFSSLTETLYPPKGRQASRPSSVQYVPEQQEILPPNDSLSSSESADNFLKEVDRDIEQIVKCTDTKKENLNEVVSALTAQQIRFEPDNKNIQRKDPYYGADWGIGWWTAVVIMLIVGIITPVFYLLYYEILAKVDVSHHSTMDSSHLHSGVTPPSQQREMENGIGPTKGIPFGQHDHKLYSQDSQSPAAQHKT is encoded by the exons ATGCTTTATTTAGCAACGTATCCATTGC ATTTTGACATGGCAGGGAGACATCAGAACCGTAGTTTTCCTCTTCCAGGAGTTCATTCAAGTGGTCAAGTACATGCATTTGGAAATTGTACAGACAGTGATGTGTTGGAGGAGGATGCTGAAGTATATGAGCTTCGatccagaggaaaagagaaaatccgAAGAAGTACATCAAGAGATAGACTTGATGACATTATAGTATTAACAAAAGATATACAGGAAGGAGATACTTTAAATGCAATAGCCCTTCAGTACTGTTGTACG gtagCAGATATCAAGAGGGTTAACAATCTCATCAGCGATCAAGACTTTTTTGCCCTTAggtctatcaaaataccagttaAAAAATTTAGTTCATTGACTGAAACACTTTATCCTCCAAAAGGAAGACAGGCTTCACGTCCTTCATCTGTTCAATATGTTCCAGAACAACAGGAAATTTTGCCACCTAatgattctctttcttccagtgAGTCAgctgataactttttaaaagaagtagaCCGAGACATAGAACAAATAGTAAAATGTACAGAcaccaaaaaagagaatcttaatgAGGTGGTATCTGCTTTAACAGCACAACAGATACGTTTTGAACCTGATAACAAAAACATTCAACGTAAGGATCCTTATTATGGAGCGGACTGGGGAATAGGGTGGTGGACAGCTGTAGTGATAATGTTGATAGTAGGTATAATAACGCCagtattttatttactgtattaTGAAATTTTAGCGAAAGTGGATGTTAGTCACCATTCAACAATGGATTCTTCACATTTGCATTCAGGAGTGACACCTCCATCacaacaaagagaaatggaaaatggaattgGTCCAACTAAAGGAATACCCTTTGGCCAACATGATCATAAACTATATAGTCAAGATTCTCAATCACCTGCTGCTCAACACAAGACATAG